In the genome of Syngnathoides biaculeatus isolate LvHL_M chromosome 14, ASM1980259v1, whole genome shotgun sequence, one region contains:
- the gulp1a gene encoding PTB domain-containing engulfment adapter protein 1 isoform X1 — protein MNRAFNRKKEKSWMHTPEALAKHYIAYNAKFLGNTEVEAPKGTEVVKDAVRKLKFQRHIKKSEGQKTPKVELQISIYGVKILDPKTKDVQHNCQLHRISFCADDKTDKRIFTFICKDSESNKHLCYVFDSEKCAEEITLTIGQAFDLAYKKFLESGGKDVETRKQIGSLQKRIQELETENSELKKQLQDLEQQLMIAQVPPAGSISTKPQSTDIFDMVPFSPGTVLVPTQASNGCPTPPTVLPPNIGKDLFGAEPFDPFTCGSADFPPDIQSKLDEMQEGFKMGLTLEGAVFSLDPLDGRC, from the exons ATGAATCGTGCCTTCAACAGGAAAAAAG agaAATCATGGATGCACACGCCCGAGGCCCTGGCGAAGCATTACATAGCCTACAACGCTAAG TTCCTCGGGAACACCGAGGTGGAGGCCCCAAAAGGAACGGAGGTTGTCAAGGACGCAGTGAGAAAGCTCAAG TTTCAGAGACACATCAAGAAGTCAGAGGGACAGAAAACCCCAAAAGTCGAGCTTCAGATTTCCATTTATGGCGTGAAAATTTTAGATCCCAAGACAAAA gatgtGCAGCACAACTGTCAGTTACACAGAATATCATTCTGTGCGGATGACAAAACAGATAAAAGGATATTCACCTTCATCTGCAAGGACTCCGAGTCCAACAAACACCTGTGTTATGTGTTTGACAGTGAAAAGTGT GCTGAAGAGATCACGCTAACCATCGGCCAGGCCTTTGACTTGGCCTACAAGAAGTTCCTGGAGTCGGGAGGCAAAGACGTGGAAACCAGGAAGCAGATTGGGAGTTTGCAGAAAAGA attCAAGAACTGGAAACAGAAAACTCTGAGCTGAAGAAGCAGCTTCAAGATCTCGAACAGCAGTTGATGATTGCCCAGGTGCCCCCA GCAGGGAGCATCTCCACAAAACCACAGTCAACAGACATTTTTGACATGGTCCCCTTCTCCCCTGGGACCGTGCTGGTACCCACACAAGCCAGCAATGGCTGTCCGACACCCCCAACCGTACTGCCTCCAAACATAG GGAAAGACCTGTTTGGTGCAGAGCCATTTGATCCGTTCACCTGTGGTTCAGCTGACTTCCCTCCGGATATTCAGTCTAAGTTGGATGAAATGCAG GAGGGGTTCAAAATGGGACTAACCCTAGAGGGCGCTGTTTTCTCCCTGGACCCCCTCGACGGCCGCTGCTGA
- the gulp1a gene encoding PTB domain-containing engulfment adapter protein 1 isoform X2, translated as MHTPEALAKHYIAYNAKFLGNTEVEAPKGTEVVKDAVRKLKFQRHIKKSEGQKTPKVELQISIYGVKILDPKTKDVQHNCQLHRISFCADDKTDKRIFTFICKDSESNKHLCYVFDSEKCAEEITLTIGQAFDLAYKKFLESGGKDVETRKQIGSLQKRIQELETENSELKKQLQDLEQQLMIAQVPPAGSISTKPQSTDIFDMVPFSPGTVLVPTQASNGCPTPPTVLPPNIGKDLFGAEPFDPFTCGSADFPPDIQSKLDEMQEGFKMGLTLEGAVFSLDPLDGRC; from the exons ATGCACACGCCCGAGGCCCTGGCGAAGCATTACATAGCCTACAACGCTAAG TTCCTCGGGAACACCGAGGTGGAGGCCCCAAAAGGAACGGAGGTTGTCAAGGACGCAGTGAGAAAGCTCAAG TTTCAGAGACACATCAAGAAGTCAGAGGGACAGAAAACCCCAAAAGTCGAGCTTCAGATTTCCATTTATGGCGTGAAAATTTTAGATCCCAAGACAAAA gatgtGCAGCACAACTGTCAGTTACACAGAATATCATTCTGTGCGGATGACAAAACAGATAAAAGGATATTCACCTTCATCTGCAAGGACTCCGAGTCCAACAAACACCTGTGTTATGTGTTTGACAGTGAAAAGTGT GCTGAAGAGATCACGCTAACCATCGGCCAGGCCTTTGACTTGGCCTACAAGAAGTTCCTGGAGTCGGGAGGCAAAGACGTGGAAACCAGGAAGCAGATTGGGAGTTTGCAGAAAAGA attCAAGAACTGGAAACAGAAAACTCTGAGCTGAAGAAGCAGCTTCAAGATCTCGAACAGCAGTTGATGATTGCCCAGGTGCCCCCA GCAGGGAGCATCTCCACAAAACCACAGTCAACAGACATTTTTGACATGGTCCCCTTCTCCCCTGGGACCGTGCTGGTACCCACACAAGCCAGCAATGGCTGTCCGACACCCCCAACCGTACTGCCTCCAAACATAG GGAAAGACCTGTTTGGTGCAGAGCCATTTGATCCGTTCACCTGTGGTTCAGCTGACTTCCCTCCGGATATTCAGTCTAAGTTGGATGAAATGCAG GAGGGGTTCAAAATGGGACTAACCCTAGAGGGCGCTGTTTTCTCCCTGGACCCCCTCGACGGCCGCTGCTGA